One genomic region from Yarrowia lipolytica chromosome 1C, complete sequence encodes:
- a CDS encoding uncharacterized protein (Compare to YALI0C10252g, similar to uniprot|P43585 Saccharomyces cerevisiae YFL004w VTC2 putative polyphosphate synthetase), with protein sequence MLYSLSLVQPSFGRLETLKQRTPLTQMLFGVRLQNEIYEPWKDHYINYDSLKRLLRENVVPNDKEEWSESDETRFVQALDSDLEKVYSFQTNMYNKLSDAIGEIEKQIVEVKEIDLVNLEHTIEDILESAQQLEHFSRINFTGFTKIVKKHDRLHSKYSVKPLLQVRLKALPFHSEDYSPLINRLSAVYSFLREQAPQSQSASINAKLSSYTNDSDLNYTSYKFWVHSDNLMEVKTRILRHLPILVYNNQNDSQDSVDPTLTSLYFDNSDFELYEGKLQKNDTSPSLRLKWAGKTSDEDSQIYIEKRTVDHSIAGGDERLPIKEKYIAGFINGTYHMEKTVQKMKSSHVPDYQVEGYEKSVENIQDFIRENSLQPVCRAQYTRTAFQIPGDNRVRVIMDNDILFIKEDAFDKDRPIRDPNNWHRTDIDAVSDPKKVLRKGEYSKFPYAVLEFRVQNRPGVDTADTGNSIITSSSVYRKHGKWIDELTSSHLVKEVPKFSKFIQGIASLYGEDDKLNFLPLWLSVLEEDDIRIDPKQAFEQETKKLKERAKTAAVRARAASVSSPRKGATTPAGPSFSTKKVTIMEDDSDSDDDEGRPKNRKSLKHKYSIPFLGTFGPKLDDALSEDEEVVLPPGVVKPDVLIRNTGPVKVETKVWLANERTFNKWLHITTLLSALTFTLYSSVQAAVDKSVATYVAYTLFALTLFSGIWGWSTYMSRLNYIKQRSEKHLDNPIGPLIIAVALLLILIVNFIATYKAVGEPVPLWN encoded by the coding sequence ATGCTCTACTCCTTGAGTCTCGTCCAACCGAGCTTCGGTCGGCTAGAAACCCTCAAGCAAAGAACCCCGCTAACCCAGATGCTCTTCGGCGTTCGCCTTCAAAACGAAATCTACGAGCCGTGGAAGGACCACTACATCAACTACGACTCGCTCAAGCGACTTCTCCGGGAGAATGTTGTGcccaacgacaaggaggagtggtCTGAGTCCGACGAGACCCGCTTCGTCCAGGCGCTCGACTCCGATCTCGAAAAGGTGTACTCGTTCCAGACCAACATGTACAACAAGCTGTCCGACGCCATTGGCgagattgagaagcagattgtcgaggtcaaggagattgatctTGTGAACCTGGAGCACACCATCGAGGACATTCTTGAGAGcgcccagcagctcgagcaCTTCTCCCGAATCAACTTCACCGGCTTCaccaagattgtcaagaagCACGACCGACTACACTCCAAGTACTCGGTTAAGCCTCTGCTGCAGGTGCGACTCAAGGCCCTGCCCTTCCACAGCGAAGACTACTCGCCGCTTATCAACCGGCTTTCTGCTGTCTACTCGTTCCTTCGAGAACAGGCTCCCCAGAGCCAGTCGGCGTCCATCAACGCCAAGTTGTCGTCATACACCAACGACTCGGATCTCAACTACACCTCGTACAAGTTCTGGGTCCATTCCGACAATCTGATGGAGGTCAAGACCCGAATTCTGCGTCACCTTCCCATTCTGGTCTACAACAACCAGAACGACTCGCAGGACTCTGTTGATCCCACCCTGACGTCGCTCTACTTTGACAACTCCGACTTTGAGCTGTACGAGGGTAAGCTACAAAAGAATGACACCTCTCCCTCTCTGCGGCTCAAGTGGGCCGGCAAGACTTCCGACGAGGACTCTCAGATCTACATTGAGAAGCGAACCGTCGACCACTCCATCGCAGGCGGCGATGAGCGACTCCCCATCAAGGAAAAGTACATTGCTGGCTTCATCAACGGAACCTACCACATGGAGAAGACTGTCCAGAAGATGAAATCTTCGCACGTGCCCGATTATCAAGTCGAGGGCTACGAAAAGTCTGTGGAGAACATCCAGGACTTTATCCGGGAAAACTCTCTGCAGCCCGTGTGCCGAGCTCAGTACACTCGAACGGCCTTCCAGATCCCTGGTGACAACCGAGTGCGAGTCATTATGGACAATGACATTCTCTTCATCAAAGAGGACGCCTTTGACAAGGACCGACCTATCCGAGACCCCAACAACTGGCATCGAACCGACATCGACGCCGTGTCGGACCCAAAGAAGGTGCTGCGGAAGGGCGAGTACTCCAAGTTCCCCTACGCCGTTCTGGAGTTCCGAGTCCAGAACCGACCTGGTGTTGACACCGCTGACACTGGCAACTCGATCATCACCTCGTCGTCTGTGTACCGAAAGCACGGCAAGTGGATCGACGAACTGACGTCGTCGCAtctggtcaaggaggtgccCAAATTTTCCAAGTTCATCCAGGGTATTGCCTCTCTGTACGGTGAGGATGACAAGCTCAACTTCCTGCCTCTGTGGCTGTCTGTcctcgaggaggatgatATCCGAATTGATCCTAAGCAGGCGTTTGAGCAGGAGACTAAGAAACTCAAGGAGCGGGCCAAGACTGCCGCTGTGCGTGCTCGAGCCGCCTCTGTGTCTTCTCCCCGAAAGGGTGCTACCACTCCTGCtggtccttctttttctaccaagaaggtgaccatcatggaggacgactccgactctgacgacgacgaggggCGACCCAAGAACCGAAAGTCGctcaagcacaagtactcgATCCCGTTCCTGGGAACTTTTGGTCCCAAGCTGGACGATGCGCTttccgaggacgaggaagTTGTTCTTCCTCCCGGCGTTGTCAAGCCCGACGTTCTCATCCGAAACACCGGTCCTGTCAAGGTCGAGACCAAGGTGTGGCTTGCTAACGAGCGAACCTTTAACAAGTGGCTCCATATCACCACTCTGCTGTCCGCTCTGACTTTCACGTTGTACTCTTCCGTGCAGGCTGCCGTCGACAAGTCTGTTGCCACCTACGTTGCCTACACTTTGTTTGCGCTGACTCTGTTTTCCGGAATCTGGGGATGGTCCACCTACATGAGCCGGCTGAACTATATTAAGCAGCGAAGCGAGAAGCATCTGGACAATCCCATTGGTCCGTTGATTATTGCCgtggctctgctgctgattCTCATTGTGAACTTCATTGCCACCTACAAGGCTGTCGGTGAGCCTGTTCCTCTGTGGAATTAA